The window TGGTTGTGAAAGCTAGGCTTCAAATCCACACGTGCGGCATCCTCGCGCGCATTGATAAGAAAATGGGACATCGCTACTGGCATCGCGCGGCTCAATGCGTGGGCTGTTACTAGAGTCCATACCATCTCGTGATCGCTCACATGAGACAGCGCCTGATATTTAAGTCCGAGAATGATTACCATACCAACAGCGCCGAAGGCCCCTATACGCGAGTCCTTCATAATCATGAGGATCTTGTCCTTGCTCCAGCCGCCACCAAAGCCGTCGCACACATCGGCAAAACCGTCCTCGTGAAAGGCTCCAGTCGCATAAATGGTGGCAGCCATGCTGAGCATCACTGCCACATCAATTGGCAGGACCACTGCAGTAGCGCGGTAGACTATGGCAGCGATCGCGCCGACCACCATGCCTACGAGGGGAAAATATGGTGCAAGAAGATTTAGGCTAGGATTGACGTCAGTCAAGCGACGAGGCATGCGCAGGCGCGTTAAATACATCGTCGCAGCTGCGAGATATACTAATTGGCGATGGAGCCAAGTCACCATCAGTCTTGCTGGCTCCCCGCATCTTTTGCCGCGCGTGATACCTTCGCAATCTGCGCTTCATCAAAGGTTGCCATCTCACGCACCAGTGCCGTGGCCATCCGCAGGAGCGGCAAGGCAACCGCACATCCGGTGCCCTCACCGAGACGCATGGATAGCTGCAATAGAGCCTTCACGCCTAGATGCTCCAAAGCCAGGGCATGCCCGGGCTCTGCCGAGAGATGGGAGAAAAAGCTGTAGTCAACAAGATGCGGATCGATGGCGTGTGCCACTAAGAACGCTGCCGTGGAACAGTACCCATCTACGAGTTGCGCCATGCGTAGCTCACTTGCGCGAAGCATCGCGCCACACATCATGGCCAGCTCAAAGCCACCAAAATAAGCAATCACGTCTTCGGGCTTACTCAGCTTGGGAGCACGGGCCATAGCCGTCTCCAGCACCGCGATCTTGTGCTGCAAGCCCCGATCATCAAGACCAGTCCCCGGCCCCACACATTGGCGTAACGGAACACCACACAGTTGACTCATGATCACAGCGGCTGCTGAACTATTGGCGATGCCCATCTCGCCGAAGCCTATCGTATTGCACCCCTGCTCATAGACCTCATTAACCAATGTGCGCCCATGTAGCATAGCCGTCTCAAGCTGAGCCTTGCTCATCGCTGGGCCGTGGAGAAAGTTTTGCGTGCCACTACCGACGCGGGCGCTGATCAGACCTGAGTGGGACGCAAGCTTGGCATTGACGCCAGCATCGACCACCAAAAGTTCTGCCTGACTCTGGCGCGCCAGCACATTGATGGCCGCACCTCCGCGCAAAAAATTGGTCACCATAGACGCCGTGACACTTTGCGGATAAGCGCTGACCCCCTCCGCTGCAATGCCGTGGTCAGCAGCAAAGACAATGATGGTCGGGCGCAGTACCTCAGGCTTCAACGTATTGTGGATGAAGGCAAGACGTCGCGCTATGTCTTCGATCACTCCAAGAGAACCCGCCGGCATCGTCTTCTCTGCCAGTAAAGTGTCGCATGCATGCAGGTTTGGTAGCGAGTGACCGGGTGTCTTACTCATTAGGTTGACGCGCCGTAGCCAATAATGACGCGACAATCCCACCAGCCAAGAAACCACCTATAATGCTCAGCGACCATCCCATCGACAG of the Deltaproteobacteria bacterium genome contains:
- the cobS gene encoding adenosylcobinamide-GDP ribazoletransferase, translated to MVTWLHRQLVYLAAATMYLTRLRMPRRLTDVNPSLNLLAPYFPLVGMVVGAIAAIVYRATAVVLPIDVAVMLSMAATIYATGAFHEDGFADVCDGFGGGWSKDKILMIMKDSRIGAFGAVGMVIILGLKYQALSHVSDHEMVWTLVTAHALSRAMPVAMSHFLINAREDAARVDLKPSFHNQTFGQMLLALAFGLLPVAASGRWQFLLPLPLMGLMTWHMGRFFKRWIGGYTGDCCGAVQQVTEVVFYLTILATANL
- the cobT gene encoding nicotinate-nucleotide--dimethylbenzimidazole phosphoribosyltransferase produces the protein MSKTPGHSLPNLHACDTLLAEKTMPAGSLGVIEDIARRLAFIHNTLKPEVLRPTIIVFAADHGIAAEGVSAYPQSVTASMVTNFLRGGAAINVLARQSQAELLVVDAGVNAKLASHSGLISARVGSGTQNFLHGPAMSKAQLETAMLHGRTLVNEVYEQGCNTIGFGEMGIANSSAAAVIMSQLCGVPLRQCVGPGTGLDDRGLQHKIAVLETAMARAPKLSKPEDVIAYFGGFELAMMCGAMLRASELRMAQLVDGYCSTAAFLVAHAIDPHLVDYSFFSHLSAEPGHALALEHLGVKALLQLSMRLGEGTGCAVALPLLRMATALVREMATFDEAQIAKVSRAAKDAGSQQD